A genomic region of Candidatus Dadabacteria bacterium contains the following coding sequences:
- a CDS encoding glutaminyl-peptide cyclotransferase — MRKQQHKRIKPLAGVAGLVCFFLLTLSAGSTTENKENPPSRTTFKVLNSFPHDPTAFTQGLAYRDGFLYESTGLYGKSSLRKTDPATGKVLAKTDLPREFFGEGLTIIGNSIYQLTWRSRQGFIYDKGSLQQKESFTYLTEGWGLTDDGTQLIMSDGTEKLYFLSPRNFGITKVLSVKENGSAVTMLNELEYVEGKIYCNIWQSDDIVVVDSYSGMVERRINLGELRERLSFPDKAGVLNGIAWKPSSRTFLITGKNWSEIFEIRFGSPFP, encoded by the coding sequence ATGCGGAAGCAGCAGCATAAAAGAATAAAACCCCTTGCGGGCGTGGCAGGTCTTGTCTGCTTCTTCCTCCTTACCCTCTCCGCAGGTTCCACAACAGAAAACAAGGAAAATCCTCCGAGCCGGACTACCTTCAAGGTGCTTAACTCTTTTCCGCACGACCCAACCGCCTTCACTCAGGGTCTTGCCTACAGAGACGGTTTCCTTTATGAAAGTACCGGACTATACGGAAAGTCATCTCTTAGGAAAACGGATCCTGCCACGGGGAAAGTGCTCGCCAAGACAGATCTCCCCCGGGAATTTTTCGGCGAAGGTCTTACCATAATAGGCAACAGCATATACCAGCTCACCTGGAGGTCCAGACAGGGTTTCATATACGACAAAGGGAGCCTGCAGCAGAAAGAATCGTTTACCTATCTCACCGAAGGCTGGGGACTTACCGACGACGGAACTCAACTCATAATGAGCGACGGGACCGAAAAACTGTATTTTCTTTCCCCTAGGAACTTCGGGATAACGAAAGTCTTAAGCGTAAAGGAGAATGGATCGGCAGTCACCATGCTTAACGAGCTTGAATACGTGGAGGGAAAAATCTACTGCAATATATGGCAGTCGGACGATATAGTGGTCGTAGATTCCTACAGCGGCATGGTGGAGAGACGGATAAACTTGGGGGAACTAAGGGAAAGGCTGAGCTTTCCGGACAAAGCGGGAGTGCTGAACGGAATCGCCTGGAAACCCTCCTCCCGCACTTTTCTTATCACCGGAAAGAACTGGTCTGAGATTTTCGAGATAAGATTCGGTTCCCCTTTCCCTTGA
- a CDS encoding glycosyltransferase family 2 protein, whose translation MEKTVVIIPALNEERSIGQVIGDIPRDLVTEIVVVNNGSTDSTASVASGCGATVIDEERRGYGQACLVGIDYIKNSPYPPDIVAFLDGDYSDYPGEMKTLISPITEGGYDLVIGSRTIGERQRGALLPQALVGNYVATRLIKLFYGVSFTDLGPFRAIRYDKLLSLGMRDRTFGWTVEMQVKAAKKGLRCTEVPVSYRKRIGTSKVTGTITGSFMAGVKIIWVIFRQFFS comes from the coding sequence ATGGAAAAGACGGTTGTTATAATCCCTGCCTTAAACGAAGAGCGCTCCATAGGGCAGGTGATCGGGGATATTCCCCGGGACCTCGTTACGGAGATAGTGGTCGTTAACAATGGTTCGACCGACTCCACGGCAAGCGTTGCCTCGGGCTGCGGAGCTACGGTCATAGACGAAGAGAGAAGAGGGTACGGGCAGGCTTGCCTTGTGGGGATAGATTACATTAAGAACTCTCCGTATCCTCCTGATATTGTAGCGTTTCTGGATGGAGACTATTCTGATTATCCGGGAGAAATGAAAACCCTCATCTCACCGATAACCGAGGGCGGATATGATCTCGTCATAGGGTCAAGAACCATCGGTGAAAGACAGAGGGGGGCGCTTCTGCCTCAGGCCCTTGTGGGCAACTATGTGGCGACCAGGCTTATAAAGCTGTTTTACGGAGTGAGCTTTACCGACCTTGGTCCCTTCAGGGCCATAAGATACGACAAGCTCCTTTCTCTTGGCATGAGAGACAGGACTTTCGGATGGACGGTTGAGATGCAGGTGAAGGCCGCCAAAAAAGGGCTTCGCTGCACAGAGGTTCCGGTGAGTTACAGGAAGAGAATAGGAACTTCAAAGGTAACCGGAACAATCACGGGAAGCTTTATGGCCGGGGTGAAGATCATCTGGGTGATATTCAGGCAATTTTTTTCGTAG
- a CDS encoding UvrD-helicase domain-containing protein, whose product MEKVSNFLDLNEEQSLILRPARKVAVRAGAGSGKTRAIIARYLGILEGEEADIPQIVAVTFTENAAAELKSRISSEITKYIEDYGHRGNIAEGWRRKFFSAPIGTIHSFCSGILRENVFDSGLPLNFSVIEGSEENAFYEQNIGKFLLMKIEEGDPGLQRLLEMESYDYAQIMKIMAMILKEAARLHLIPPFSYYGENPGPKNPDSEALESMDENLHMRIGDYISVLSSQSKRRKQILQDLSGKIDMTLGLDRNIRYLRAVYEEARKEMTKSEVEQSRLALVDTVFSVMGHYDSEINSIYLDLSGDAHRFLRERKILEEKIEYEDMIRLTIELFEKNPEILGYYRNFLKFIIVDEFQDTDSLQLRLMNLLTDGDSGGSLIVVGDVNQSVYGFRGAEPETFGKILQTGDFEKISFAANYRSSGSLIDFFNVFFAGTFPEGYYEKMTVPVSRPGPGISVEIIACEGAKADESIELEARAVASRIKEIRKESSEEIALLFRRSSNVSVYEKALAKEGIRFQSRIGRGFYDLPEVRDVICMLTYFLDPQDLLARASVLRSPYFGASDDELFSHFRVEGRENGSRVGQYIRFLDEKRREYVNGDAFRAVDFAVNGLGYSSAVLALPDGKAKYLNLKKVLLMTENLVSHKGYGLRQVVEHFDSMRRTYEEEQVFEETNDSGVVKLLTVHGAKGLEFHTVFLCNTNYRRVTPSERVMADIKKGFVVRYPASSSDNWEDLKSRVEKKEAWEERRALYVAMTRAEERLFICFSGRRLAKEERMQVEKGSFAELIDSRLSLSSRCLEMPKGFTDDTWGISFPGFYEGGTSKGPDSPDTSSLETEVPLQLKYMEPTYGREDKPKRAEISPLPDLFSPTDRLKDPERAGSIMHRFLEVWDFREETAEKEIEFVLGEFLVSNPNMKELLLELSSNFLESELFSFIGEAREIRRELKFVFDPGEGASRRGRIDLLTEEDGGMRLFDYKYRKSMNEDAREAYEEQMDGYCEAIRSRFEKPLLSRHIVLIPQVELVSI is encoded by the coding sequence ATGGAGAAAGTTTCCAACTTCTTAGATCTTAACGAAGAGCAGTCCCTGATACTTCGCCCGGCAAGAAAAGTGGCGGTCAGGGCGGGGGCGGGTTCGGGAAAGACAAGAGCCATAATAGCTAGGTATCTGGGGATTCTGGAGGGAGAAGAAGCGGATATTCCTCAAATTGTGGCCGTTACCTTTACGGAAAACGCCGCTGCAGAACTGAAATCCAGAATAAGTTCCGAGATTACGAAGTATATTGAGGATTACGGCCACAGAGGAAATATAGCCGAGGGGTGGCGCAGGAAGTTTTTCTCCGCTCCCATAGGAACTATCCACAGTTTCTGTTCAGGGATACTGAGAGAAAACGTCTTTGATTCGGGGCTCCCGCTTAATTTCTCCGTGATTGAAGGTTCCGAGGAGAATGCTTTTTACGAACAAAATATCGGCAAGTTTCTTCTCATGAAGATCGAGGAGGGTGACCCTGGGCTCCAGAGACTTCTCGAGATGGAATCTTATGATTATGCCCAGATTATGAAGATCATGGCGATGATACTGAAAGAAGCGGCAAGGCTCCATCTGATTCCTCCTTTTTCCTATTACGGAGAGAACCCCGGCCCCAAAAACCCCGATTCAGAAGCGCTTGAATCCATGGATGAAAATCTTCACATGAGGATTGGGGACTATATTTCCGTTCTTTCGTCCCAGTCCAAAAGGAGAAAGCAGATCCTGCAGGATTTAAGCGGGAAAATAGATATGACTCTGGGCCTTGACCGGAATATTCGCTATCTGAGGGCCGTTTATGAAGAGGCAAGAAAGGAGATGACGAAGTCCGAGGTTGAGCAGTCGAGGCTTGCGCTTGTTGACACGGTCTTTTCAGTAATGGGACATTACGATTCGGAAATCAATTCTATCTATCTTGATTTATCCGGCGACGCGCATCGTTTTCTAAGAGAGAGGAAGATCCTTGAGGAGAAAATAGAGTATGAGGACATGATACGTCTCACAATTGAACTCTTCGAGAAAAATCCTGAAATATTAGGCTATTACAGAAATTTCCTAAAGTTTATTATAGTTGACGAATTCCAGGATACTGATTCCCTTCAGCTCAGATTGATGAATCTTCTCACGGACGGTGACTCCGGAGGCAGTCTTATTGTAGTCGGTGACGTGAACCAGTCCGTTTACGGTTTCAGGGGAGCCGAGCCGGAGACGTTCGGGAAGATACTTCAGACTGGGGATTTCGAGAAAATATCCTTTGCGGCCAACTACCGCTCCAGCGGTAGTCTCATAGATTTTTTCAATGTTTTTTTCGCCGGCACCTTCCCCGAAGGATATTACGAAAAGATGACAGTTCCCGTTTCGCGGCCCGGCCCCGGTATTTCGGTGGAAATAATCGCTTGCGAAGGCGCGAAGGCCGACGAGTCGATCGAACTTGAAGCCCGCGCCGTGGCGTCAAGGATAAAAGAGATACGGAAGGAATCCTCAGAAGAAATTGCTCTTCTGTTCAGAAGGTCTTCAAACGTCTCTGTATACGAAAAAGCGCTTGCGAAGGAAGGGATAAGGTTTCAGTCCCGCATTGGGCGCGGTTTCTACGACCTTCCCGAGGTAAGGGACGTTATATGCATGCTCACATACTTTCTTGACCCTCAGGATCTATTGGCTCGGGCCTCGGTGCTCAGATCTCCTTACTTCGGAGCGTCGGATGACGAGCTTTTCTCCCATTTCCGGGTAGAGGGAAGAGAAAACGGCTCCCGAGTCGGGCAATACATTCGTTTTCTTGATGAAAAGAGAAGGGAATACGTTAACGGAGATGCCTTCAGGGCGGTCGATTTCGCTGTAAACGGGCTTGGCTATTCCTCCGCGGTCCTGGCGCTTCCGGATGGAAAGGCCAAGTATCTGAACCTGAAGAAGGTTCTCCTGATGACAGAAAACCTGGTCTCGCACAAGGGGTACGGGCTTCGCCAAGTAGTTGAGCACTTTGATTCCATGCGTCGAACTTACGAAGAAGAGCAGGTTTTTGAGGAAACAAACGACAGCGGGGTAGTGAAACTTTTGACGGTTCACGGGGCGAAAGGGCTTGAATTTCATACCGTTTTTCTCTGCAACACTAACTACAGAAGGGTGACGCCGTCTGAAAGGGTGATGGCGGATATCAAAAAAGGTTTTGTAGTCAGATACCCGGCTTCCTCTTCGGATAATTGGGAGGATCTTAAATCCCGCGTTGAGAAAAAAGAGGCCTGGGAAGAGAGAAGGGCGCTCTATGTGGCCATGACCCGGGCCGAGGAAAGACTTTTCATATGTTTCAGCGGCCGCCGTCTGGCCAAAGAGGAGCGGATGCAGGTGGAAAAAGGAAGCTTCGCCGAGCTTATTGATTCGAGGCTTTCCCTCTCTTCCCGGTGTCTTGAAATGCCGAAAGGGTTTACAGACGACACTTGGGGAATTTCTTTTCCGGGCTTCTACGAGGGGGGAACTTCAAAAGGACCCGACTCCCCGGATACTTCCTCCTTGGAAACGGAAGTTCCTCTGCAGCTTAAATACATGGAACCCACATACGGCAGGGAGGATAAGCCAAAGCGGGCGGAGATCTCCCCGCTTCCAGACCTGTTTTCTCCTACTGACCGCTTAAAGGATCCGGAGAGAGCGGGAAGCATAATGCACAGGTTCCTTGAGGTCTGGGATTTCAGGGAGGAAACGGCCGAGAAAGAGATTGAGTTCGTTCTGGGGGAATTTCTTGTTTCAAACCCGAATATGAAGGAACTGCTGCTGGAACTTTCCTCGAATTTTCTAGAGTCCGAGCTCTTTTCCTTTATAGGCGAGGCTCGGGAAATCAGAAGAGAGCTTAAATTTGTCTTTGATCCCGGTGAGGGTGCTTCGAGAAGGGGCAGAATAGACCTTCTGACGGAAGAGGATGGGGGAATGCGTCTTTTTGATTATAAGTACAGAAAATCGATGAATGAAGACGCCCGTGAGGCTTACGAAGAGCAGATGGACGGTTACTGCGAAGCCATACGCTCAAGATTCGAAAAACCACTGCTTTCGCGCCACATAGTTCTTATCCCGCAGGTTGAGCTTGTCTCCATATAA
- a CDS encoding PD-(D/E)XK nuclease family protein, which yields MKLIYHPKEFTFKDLFKKYGLNPSDETTLFLLPGVSVVQEIEDYYSGEGVWGKNLLTFNELSDFVNEASPNLKKKRISRTQALSVTRKAAESVSGDLEVFREFSKNRDFLNAVASIVLKLKQTKVSAKELVGSLRRIKARSLRKKLSDIGLVYEKYEALVAERDFLDDADSARVVSEELEREGLTPFFPSAKKLVVFGFSDFTLCELDVIKSLSSAVSETFFFVSDFGELDEYRNYFLEKLREASIVYEENSAMTDEVLEAKTQSEFGEFRDSHDEIEYVSRKIKKFIVDKECKASDFKVLVRSSQKRGCSIANIFEKNGVAVDLRNSGTLTGSVYGRLAGDILRLKSGNFHRNDLIGLLCNPLFALYIGESEFSQRSASLVKEISSASVSSEDRKYRTVSGISGWKRILEHIVERDAQLSAVAHDIGSALDSVSSKFGRRTFAAMTSDLRKIFSELRVSESSVLLIERNQTTRECFDEFFSFLKELSFSYGEFDFRVSDPGEYLLFLDEFMGERTVPYKTPCDGDSERVSVTDFSVARGINPKFLFLVGLSDTCFPSPLPADPVLKPREKAEINRALKKRVFDEEGLHYEKEKHLFSTLNTASSEKVFLSCFRYDQKSRDVIRSDFLEEMGISPPARRSENFSEPGEIFSREDVLFYCFSPSRIPDVDPKIAEVIKEHYGSDLVGYLSGGISAERKRLELEGNYTNFEGVLRNAPPHPDTFSPTKLETYGTCPFMYFSKETLKLDVVGDPDEQKASQLDLGSLAHEILKEFMETVFADGSDWPEASRIAEVYEKLRRKYETKPGVFSHLPKNVEEIGKKRFFDCILPNFITDEIQRIGKDEFIPRVFEQKVNFRIGNAEISGKVDRVDVHRDDEKKTAVIDYKIGSVKGRKYFDFENLQLPLYLKALFDEGAAPSRGSYLSIGRPGESVSSKDPYLDEAASLAEYYVENIKKGFFPPYVGKKEKNQEAHYLEMSKGRPCSYCDYADLCRVKDGVVRRTGHSRG from the coding sequence ATGAAGCTGATCTATCACCCTAAAGAATTCACTTTCAAAGATCTTTTCAAAAAATACGGGCTTAACCCAAGTGATGAGACAACCCTTTTCCTTCTTCCGGGGGTCTCGGTTGTGCAGGAAATAGAAGATTATTACTCTGGCGAGGGGGTATGGGGAAAAAACCTGCTTACGTTCAATGAACTTTCGGATTTTGTAAACGAGGCGTCTCCGAACCTAAAAAAGAAAAGAATATCAAGGACTCAGGCCCTATCTGTAACTAGGAAAGCAGCGGAGTCAGTCTCGGGAGACCTTGAGGTCTTCAGGGAATTTTCGAAGAACCGGGATTTTCTTAACGCCGTAGCTTCCATTGTTTTAAAACTGAAACAAACCAAAGTTTCCGCAAAGGAGCTTGTCGGGTCTCTTAGGAGAATCAAGGCTCGGAGCTTGCGGAAAAAACTCTCGGATATAGGGCTTGTCTACGAAAAATACGAAGCGCTTGTCGCCGAGAGAGACTTTCTTGATGATGCGGATTCTGCCCGTGTCGTTTCAGAAGAGTTAGAGAGGGAAGGGCTTACCCCGTTTTTCCCATCTGCGAAAAAGCTTGTTGTTTTTGGATTTTCCGATTTTACGCTTTGTGAGCTTGATGTGATAAAGAGCCTTTCCTCGGCGGTTTCAGAAACTTTCTTTTTCGTGAGCGACTTCGGCGAGCTGGATGAATACAGAAACTATTTCCTGGAAAAGCTTCGCGAAGCTTCCATAGTTTATGAAGAAAATTCCGCAATGACAGATGAAGTCCTCGAAGCTAAGACTCAAAGCGAGTTCGGTGAGTTTCGGGACTCTCACGATGAAATTGAGTACGTCTCAAGGAAGATTAAAAAGTTCATTGTGGATAAGGAGTGTAAAGCCTCCGATTTTAAGGTTCTTGTTAGGTCATCACAGAAACGCGGGTGCTCCATAGCCAATATATTCGAGAAAAACGGAGTTGCGGTTGACCTCAGAAACTCCGGGACCTTGACCGGGAGCGTATACGGGCGCCTTGCGGGCGATATCCTTCGCCTCAAATCAGGCAATTTTCACAGAAACGACCTGATCGGACTTCTCTGCAACCCGCTTTTTGCCCTCTATATAGGAGAGTCTGAGTTCTCGCAGCGCAGCGCCAGTCTCGTAAAGGAGATTTCTTCCGCAAGCGTTTCCTCCGAAGACAGGAAATACAGGACCGTAAGCGGTATCTCGGGTTGGAAGAGGATCCTGGAACACATAGTGGAACGGGATGCACAGCTGTCCGCGGTCGCCCATGATATAGGCTCGGCACTTGATTCGGTATCGTCAAAGTTCGGAAGAAGAACTTTTGCCGCGATGACTTCTGATCTGAGAAAGATTTTTTCAGAACTCAGGGTTTCTGAGAGTTCGGTGCTGCTTATAGAGAGGAATCAAACCACCAGGGAGTGTTTCGATGAATTTTTCTCTTTTCTGAAGGAGCTTTCCTTTTCTTACGGAGAGTTTGATTTCCGGGTTTCAGACCCCGGAGAATATCTTCTTTTTCTGGATGAGTTCATGGGAGAGAGAACGGTTCCCTATAAAACTCCCTGCGATGGCGATTCGGAAAGGGTGAGCGTTACTGATTTCTCCGTAGCCCGCGGAATAAACCCAAAGTTTCTTTTTCTGGTCGGTCTTTCGGATACTTGTTTTCCTTCGCCTCTTCCTGCGGATCCCGTGCTCAAGCCCAGGGAAAAGGCGGAAATAAACCGGGCGCTAAAAAAAAGGGTGTTTGATGAGGAAGGTCTTCATTATGAAAAGGAAAAACATCTTTTCTCCACCCTTAACACTGCCTCTTCTGAGAAGGTCTTTCTTTCCTGCTTCCGCTACGACCAGAAATCAAGGGATGTAATCCGCTCTGACTTTCTTGAGGAAATGGGGATATCTCCTCCGGCGCGGCGCTCTGAAAACTTCTCGGAACCTGGAGAGATATTCTCTAGGGAAGATGTCTTGTTTTACTGTTTTTCACCTTCGAGGATACCGGATGTCGACCCTAAGATCGCCGAGGTCATAAAAGAGCATTACGGTTCGGATCTGGTTGGTTATCTCTCGGGTGGTATTTCCGCCGAGAGAAAAAGACTTGAGCTTGAGGGGAATTATACGAATTTCGAAGGGGTCCTCCGCAACGCCCCTCCACACCCGGACACTTTTTCACCCACAAAGCTCGAAACCTACGGGACATGTCCCTTCATGTATTTTTCGAAGGAAACGCTGAAACTGGATGTGGTCGGGGATCCCGACGAACAGAAGGCCTCGCAGCTTGACCTTGGCTCACTTGCCCACGAAATCCTCAAGGAGTTCATGGAGACAGTTTTCGCCGATGGCTCCGACTGGCCAGAAGCGAGCCGTATTGCGGAGGTCTATGAGAAACTCAGAAGGAAGTACGAAACGAAGCCCGGGGTTTTCTCCCATCTCCCAAAGAATGTAGAGGAGATTGGAAAGAAAAGGTTTTTTGACTGCATTTTGCCGAACTTCATCACCGATGAGATTCAAAGAATCGGAAAGGATGAATTCATCCCCCGGGTTTTCGAACAAAAAGTGAATTTTCGCATCGGTAATGCAGAAATCAGTGGAAAAGTGGACAGGGTAGATGTCCACAGAGACGATGAGAAGAAAACCGCGGTTATCGATTACAAGATCGGAAGCGTAAAAGGGAGAAAATATTTTGATTTTGAGAATCTGCAGCTTCCCCTTTACCTAAAGGCGCTGTTTGATGAAGGGGCTGCTCCCTCCAGGGGATCTTATCTTTCAATCGGAAGACCGGGAGAAAGCGTTTCTTCCAAAGACCCTTATCTTGATGAAGCGGCTTCGCTTGCGGAGTACTACGTGGAGAACATAAAGAAAGGGTTTTTTCCTCCCTATGTGGGGAAAAAAGAGAAGAACCAGGAAGCCCACTACCTCGAGATGTCCAAGGGTCGTCCCTGTTCTTACTGTGATTACGCTGACCTTTGCAGGGTAAAAGACGGGGTGGTAAGGAGAACCGGGCATTCGCGGGGATAA
- a CDS encoding type II toxin-antitoxin system death-on-curing family toxin: MAVGHAFNDGDKRTAFKAMDTCLAVNGIELDFDTEEAGEMMIKVAQGIVDEKELAEWLRILAQ; encoded by the coding sequence ATCGCAGTTGGTCATGCGTTCAATGACGGTGACAAGAGAACCGCGTTTAAGGCAATGGATACTTGCTTGGCTGTAAACGGCATAGAATTGGATTTTGACACGGAGGAAGCGGGTGAGATGATGATTAAAGTTGCCCAGGGTATTGTTGATGAAAAAGAACTGGCGGAATGGCTGAGAATCTTGGCTCAATAA
- a CDS encoding class II fumarate hydratase has product MAKTKYRVESDSMGKMKVPPDAYYGAQTARAVENFPVSGRTLPREFIRAMGLVKLAAAQTNAELGFLKKGAARAIARAAQEVVDGKLDDHFVVDVFQTGSGTSTNMNTNEVIANRATEMLKGKTRVHPNDHVNMGQSSNDVIPTAMHVSSLEAIEKDLIPSLEYLRDALSKKAKEFDHIVKIGRTHLMDATPIRLGQEFGGYASMVDHGISRLKRTRTDLSELAIGGTAVGTGINTHRDFGKKVAARISEATGVKFREAKNHFEAQASKDAVVQASGALKTISVSLIKIANDIRWLGSGPRCGFGEILLPAIQPGSSIMPGKVNPVIGESVTQVAAQVIGNDAAITIGGQSGNFELNVMMPMMADNLLQSIRLLSRVCTVFVDKCISGIEADEERCGETIEQSLAMCTSLAPIIGYDNAAAIAKEAYASGSTVREVARKKGVLSDEELDRVLDPLSMTKPVS; this is encoded by the coding sequence ATGGCTAAGACGAAATACAGGGTGGAATCCGACTCGATGGGAAAGATGAAAGTTCCTCCGGACGCTTATTACGGGGCGCAGACGGCAAGGGCGGTTGAGAACTTTCCCGTGAGCGGACGCACTCTTCCAAGGGAATTCATAAGGGCGATGGGTCTTGTGAAACTGGCCGCCGCGCAGACAAACGCAGAACTCGGATTCTTGAAGAAGGGTGCCGCGCGGGCCATAGCGAGAGCCGCGCAGGAGGTTGTCGACGGGAAGCTCGACGATCATTTCGTGGTGGACGTCTTTCAGACGGGTTCTGGCACCTCGACAAACATGAACACGAACGAGGTGATAGCCAACAGGGCGACCGAGATGCTCAAGGGGAAGACCCGGGTGCATCCGAACGACCATGTGAACATGGGTCAGTCAAGCAATGACGTGATCCCCACGGCCATGCATGTCTCCTCTCTTGAGGCGATAGAAAAGGATCTTATACCGTCGCTTGAGTATCTTCGCGACGCGCTCTCGAAAAAGGCAAAGGAGTTTGATCACATAGTAAAGATAGGGCGCACCCACCTTATGGACGCCACCCCTATACGGCTCGGCCAGGAGTTTGGCGGGTACGCGAGCATGGTTGATCACGGAATCTCGAGACTAAAGAGGACAAGAACCGACCTTTCGGAACTTGCCATAGGAGGGACCGCGGTCGGCACGGGGATAAACACCCACAGGGATTTCGGAAAAAAGGTGGCGGCGAGGATAAGCGAGGCTACGGGGGTTAAGTTCAGGGAGGCTAAAAATCACTTCGAGGCCCAGGCGTCAAAGGACGCGGTTGTTCAGGCAAGCGGAGCACTCAAGACGATATCTGTGAGCCTCATCAAGATAGCGAATGACATACGGTGGCTTGGAAGCGGCCCGCGCTGCGGCTTCGGGGAGATCCTTCTGCCCGCTATACAGCCGGGTTCGTCCATTATGCCGGGGAAGGTTAACCCGGTGATCGGCGAGTCGGTTACGCAGGTCGCGGCCCAGGTGATCGGGAATGACGCGGCGATAACGATCGGAGGGCAGTCGGGGAATTTCGAGCTTAACGTGATGATGCCCATGATGGCGGACAATCTCCTTCAGTCGATAAGGCTTCTCTCGAGGGTATGCACCGTGTTTGTCGACAAGTGCATCTCTGGTATAGAGGCGGACGAAGAGCGCTGCGGGGAAACCATCGAGCAGAGCCTCGCCATGTGCACCAGCCTAGCGCCGATCATAGGTTATGACAATGCGGCTGCGATTGCGAAGGAAGCCTACGCTTCGGGGAGCACCGTAAGGGAAGTTGCAAGGAAAAAGGGAGTGCTTTCAGACGAGGAACTTGACAGGGTCCTTGACCCGCTGTCGATGACAAAGCCGGTTTCGTAG